One genomic window of Devosia salina includes the following:
- a CDS encoding apolipoprotein A1/A4/E domain-containing protein, translated as MAKNPTPQNDPAALAFSAVEDALKDSVFNLDPPAQPAQEKKQDKKPDPARSERLRAADRIAQQASAVANDDRVSTSKLLYSLQGRSSAAPTWLALLLSLVWIAAVGTVAWLRFGPQMADFGAFMGSIEFVATLAIMLVPVLGFFAVATLFRRAADLRNAASSITQAAIRLAEPEVTAADKVASVGQAVRREVNALGDGLERALSRAGELEVMIHNEVTALERTYSDNESRMRALIAELASQRESVLTNTERVREAITESHTGLVFDLDMISQRIAGTIVESGGNLTRALETAGNTLTTGFSERADGFVNLVDNRTSDFLSALDDSASRLSLGFEDHAASTAKNFESRTLEITSAIDSRMSALTEALDSRAATITGSLETHTLSLSSAIEDRTAALANLLTTGGTSLVDQLRDRGLEVSEALEAIGARVSGDISSRSTEAELLLATLTRQLDESVSIQLNALDSRLQSAIIEINGALDDTSERARLTVSTAGQDSLSLFDQRLTEITGLLDDKLHALDNVIGNKGDELVQRLDQQGVSFAARANVLEMALNEESGRFNDIVTERTREMSDVIGAKTKAITETLTNRTQEISDSLDGHAEILTEALDSRTGKLDEVLSSRAIEISDAISTRTSELDGTLSTRAQEVSEAILARTGELEQTLSSRAIEVSDAFAARTSELDDTLSSRGAQLSEAIRLRSQELGDTLSTGTQTFDQAIAGRTQRMADTLSGQTQRFEQTLDRTTQTLSETISERTNALSLELETRTGDFASQIDERTGTLVGKLDERTGTLVSQLDERTQELSGTLDERTQELAGAVNTRTQQLSEALAARTQALADTLETHTASMGQTIGLHTSELAETLDHHSARAQESIEGSLRRVATTMEERLDDMSTRVSGKVSDVNETLGAGLDQAIARISDAEAGVAARIESASTSVGESARQAAELIETGVNSARKAIADMVDQRLGTLPEAITARADITAERLAALNASISTSITQSMADLEAGADRIEETIATRITAATSAISADVENTANRMDTAVRSALEQIRLAATNIDQLVSVKAVGAADAIESRLENINRSVEQHTSEFAHLVNEKSNQLQTALASHGNLLRDALSDNAREAEEIMSVSTSRILTDVTSALNKLNDSNLLLQRVLDASTANLASLETSVAQQTANYSNTMREAMGQTEQAGTMVTQHVGALQATIAGMVEQFASILGRLDTEAAGLTQAAQTLDASSSTALENLEDRRGAMDALAQSFAARADDIDGRMRLFAQSIADTVNDTERRLIGARRAMDEALNATTHTVNDALAQTTATVTEALEQNANSVNDALYATNERFSTALSANVSQMDSAVQRAAEAAAAALNQTSTSVRMALSEQSSQVNSALEDNASRVSEVLTSTAGSVTDVLTSTTSSLADTIADSTSSVRNAIASNTGQLRRALDETTGEVTGKLGEFHETADAEGRRANQALQEAQQRMVTEMQRAIEEATQRFADTAHAMRETAREVGSELESTRAELARGVNELPEETRASAAAMRRVVAEQIEALSELNAIVRSQPASHDLTDRRAPQRAPRQPEPPAYQPPRQSEPARQPEPREAWRPEAPRQTLVDPIRPAAVIEQPAPAPAPAPAAAPAAAPRQPAEAEGGGWLRDVLRNASAKQAGGQSPQALSGLSEEIARSIDDAALGEAWARYQAGESNVFTRRIYTLTGQGTYDEVRKRIQRDPEFARTAQAYMSEFEQLLKRAAAGPNPAAETREYLLSDKGKVYTTLAHASGRLN; from the coding sequence GGCCATCATGCTCGTGCCGGTGCTGGGCTTCTTTGCCGTCGCGACCCTCTTCCGCCGCGCCGCCGACCTCAGGAACGCCGCCTCCTCCATCACCCAGGCCGCCATTCGCCTGGCAGAGCCCGAAGTCACCGCCGCCGACAAGGTCGCCTCGGTGGGCCAGGCGGTGCGCCGCGAGGTCAACGCTCTGGGCGATGGCCTCGAACGCGCACTCAGCCGCGCCGGCGAGCTCGAAGTGATGATCCACAACGAGGTCACCGCGCTCGAACGCACCTATTCGGACAATGAATCGCGCATGCGCGCGCTGATCGCCGAACTGGCCAGCCAGCGCGAAAGCGTGCTCACCAATACCGAGCGCGTGCGCGAAGCGATCACGGAAAGCCATACCGGCCTGGTCTTCGACCTCGACATGATCAGCCAGCGCATTGCTGGCACCATCGTCGAGAGCGGCGGCAACCTGACCCGCGCGCTCGAAACCGCCGGCAACACGCTGACCACCGGCTTCTCCGAACGTGCCGATGGCTTCGTGAACCTGGTGGATAACCGCACCTCGGACTTCCTCTCCGCCCTCGATGACAGCGCCAGCCGCCTCTCGCTCGGCTTCGAGGACCACGCCGCCAGCACGGCAAAGAACTTCGAAAGCCGCACCCTCGAAATCACCTCGGCCATCGATAGCCGCATGTCGGCGCTGACCGAGGCGCTCGACAGCCGCGCCGCCACCATCACCGGCTCGCTTGAAACCCACACGCTCTCGCTCTCCTCGGCTATCGAGGACCGCACCGCCGCGCTGGCCAACCTGCTCACCACCGGCGGAACCAGCCTGGTCGACCAACTGCGCGATCGCGGCCTTGAGGTCAGTGAAGCGCTCGAAGCCATCGGCGCCCGCGTCTCGGGCGACATCTCCAGCCGCTCCACCGAGGCCGAACTGCTGCTCGCCACCCTCACCCGGCAGCTCGACGAATCCGTCTCCATCCAGCTCAACGCCCTTGATAGTCGCCTGCAGTCGGCCATCATCGAGATCAATGGGGCCCTCGACGACACCTCCGAGCGTGCGCGCCTGACCGTCTCGACGGCCGGACAGGATTCGCTCAGCCTGTTCGACCAGCGCCTGACCGAGATCACCGGCCTGCTCGATGACAAGCTGCACGCACTCGACAATGTCATCGGCAACAAGGGTGATGAGCTGGTGCAGCGCCTGGACCAGCAGGGGGTGAGCTTCGCGGCCCGCGCCAATGTGCTCGAAATGGCGCTCAACGAGGAATCGGGCCGCTTCAACGACATCGTCACCGAACGCACCCGCGAGATGAGCGATGTCATCGGCGCCAAGACCAAGGCGATCACCGAGACGCTGACCAACCGCACCCAGGAAATCTCCGACAGCCTCGACGGCCACGCCGAAATCCTGACCGAGGCGCTCGACAGCCGCACCGGCAAGCTCGACGAGGTTCTTTCGAGCCGCGCCATCGAGATCAGCGACGCCATCAGCACCCGCACCAGCGAGCTGGATGGCACGCTTTCGACACGCGCCCAGGAAGTCAGCGAGGCCATTCTGGCCCGCACGGGTGAACTGGAGCAGACCCTTTCGAGCCGCGCCATCGAGGTCAGCGACGCCTTCGCTGCCCGCACCAGTGAACTCGACGACACCCTGTCGAGCCGCGGCGCGCAGCTCAGCGAGGCCATCCGCCTGCGCTCTCAGGAACTGGGCGACACGCTGTCGACCGGGACCCAGACCTTCGACCAGGCGATTGCTGGCCGCACGCAGCGCATGGCCGACACGCTGTCGGGCCAGACACAGCGCTTCGAGCAGACGCTGGACCGGACGACCCAGACCCTGAGCGAGACCATCTCCGAGCGCACCAACGCCCTCTCGCTCGAACTCGAGACCCGCACCGGCGACTTCGCCAGCCAGATCGACGAGCGCACCGGCACCCTGGTTGGCAAGCTCGACGAACGCACGGGCACCCTCGTTAGCCAGCTCGACGAACGCACCCAGGAACTGTCCGGTACGCTCGACGAACGGACCCAGGAACTGGCCGGCGCGGTCAACACCCGCACCCAGCAATTGTCCGAGGCCCTGGCGGCCCGCACCCAGGCCCTTGCCGACACGCTGGAGACGCACACCGCCTCCATGGGCCAGACCATCGGCCTGCACACCAGCGAACTGGCCGAAACGCTCGACCACCACAGCGCCCGCGCGCAGGAAAGCATCGAAGGTTCGCTCCGGCGCGTCGCCACCACCATGGAAGAGCGTCTCGACGATATGTCGACCCGCGTTTCCGGCAAGGTCAGCGACGTCAACGAAACCCTTGGTGCCGGCCTCGACCAGGCCATTGCCCGCATTTCCGACGCCGAAGCCGGTGTCGCCGCCCGCATCGAGAGCGCCAGCACCAGTGTGGGCGAAAGCGCCCGCCAGGCCGCTGAACTCATTGAAACCGGCGTCAACTCGGCCCGCAAGGCCATTGCCGATATGGTCGATCAGCGCTTGGGCACCCTGCCCGAGGCCATCACCGCCCGCGCCGATATCACTGCCGAGCGGCTTGCCGCCCTCAATGCCTCGATCAGCACCTCGATCACCCAGTCCATGGCCGATCTCGAAGCCGGTGCCGACCGCATCGAGGAGACCATCGCCACCCGCATCACCGCCGCCACCAGCGCTATTTCCGCTGATGTCGAAAACACCGCCAACCGCATGGATACCGCCGTGCGCAGTGCGCTCGAGCAGATTCGTCTGGCCGCGACCAATATCGACCAGCTGGTTTCCGTGAAGGCCGTCGGCGCCGCCGACGCCATCGAGAGCCGCCTCGAAAACATCAACCGTTCGGTGGAACAGCACACCAGCGAATTCGCCCATCTGGTCAACGAGAAGTCGAACCAGCTGCAGACGGCCCTGGCCAGCCACGGCAACCTGCTGCGCGACGCCCTGTCGGACAATGCCCGCGAAGCCGAAGAGATCATGTCGGTCTCGACCTCGCGCATTCTCACCGACGTCACCAGCGCGCTCAACAAGCTCAACGACTCCAACCTGCTGCTACAGCGGGTGCTCGATGCATCGACCGCAAACCTCGCGAGCCTCGAGACCAGCGTCGCCCAGCAGACGGCGAACTATTCCAACACCATGCGCGAAGCCATGGGCCAGACCGAGCAGGCCGGCACCATGGTCACCCAGCATGTGGGCGCCCTGCAGGCCACCATTGCCGGCATGGTCGAGCAGTTTGCCTCCATTCTTGGTCGCCTCGACACCGAGGCCGCCGGCCTCACCCAGGCCGCCCAGACCCTGGACGCTTCCAGCTCCACTGCCCTCGAAAACCTCGAGGATCGCCGTGGCGCCATGGATGCGCTGGCGCAGAGCTTCGCCGCCCGTGCCGACGATATCGATGGCCGCATGCGCCTGTTCGCCCAGTCGATTGCCGATACGGTCAACGATACCGAACGCCGCCTGATCGGTGCGCGCCGCGCCATGGACGAAGCCCTCAACGCCACCACCCATACGGTCAACGATGCCCTGGCCCAGACCACGGCCACCGTGACCGAGGCGCTCGAGCAGAACGCCAACAGCGTCAACGACGCGCTTTACGCCACCAATGAGCGCTTCTCCACCGCGCTCAGCGCCAATGTCTCGCAGATGGACAGCGCCGTGCAGCGCGCGGCAGAGGCGGCAGCCGCCGCCCTCAACCAGACCTCGACCTCGGTGCGCATGGCGCTTTCGGAACAGTCCAGCCAGGTCAATTCGGCCCTCGAGGACAATGCCAGCCGGGTCAGCGAGGTTCTCACCTCCACCGCCGGCAGCGTCACCGACGTGCTCACCTCGACCACCAGTTCGCTGGCCGACACCATCGCGGACTCCACCAGCTCGGTGCGCAACGCCATCGCCTCGAACACCGGCCAGCTGCGCCGTGCCCTGGACGAGACCACCGGCGAAGTCACCGGCAAGCTGGGCGAGTTCCACGAAACCGCCGACGCCGAAGGCCGCCGCGCCAATCAGGCCCTGCAGGAAGCCCAGCAGCGCATGGTCACCGAAATGCAGCGCGCCATCGAGGAAGCCACCCAGCGCTTTGCCGATACCGCCCACGCCATGCGCGAAACGGCCCGCGAAGTGGGCAGCGAGCTCGAATCGACCCGCGCCGAACTGGCGCGCGGCGTCAACGAACTGCCCGAGGAAACCCGTGCCAGCGCCGCCGCCATGCGCCGCGTCGTGGCCGAGCAGATCGAGGCCCTGTCCGAGCTCAATGCCATCGTCCGCTCGCAGCCGGCCAGCCACGACCTCACCGATCGCCGTGCGCCCCAGCGTGCCCCGCGCCAGCCCGAGCCGCCGGCCTACCAGCCGCCGCGCCAATCCGAGCCGGCCCGCCAGCCCGAGCCGCGCGAAGCCTGGCGCCCCGAAGCGCCCCGCCAGACCCTGGTCGATCCCATCCGCCCGGCGGCCGTGATCGAGCAGCCGGCCCCTGCCCCCGCACCAGCCCCGGCCGCCGCACCTGCTGCCGCCCCGCGCCAGCCTGCCGAAGCCGAAGGCGGCGGATGGCTGCGCGATGTGCTGCGCAACGCCTCGGCCAAGCAGGCCGGCGGCCAGTCGCCCCAGGCCCTGTCCGGCCTCAGCGAGGAAATCGCCCGCTCCATCGACGATGCGGCGCTTGGCGAAGCCTGGGCCCGCTATCAGGCTGGCGAAAGCAACGTTTTCACCCGCCGCATCTACACGCTCACCGGCCAGGGCACCTATGACGAAGTGCGCAAGCGCATCCAGCGCGACCCCGAATTCGCCCGCACCGCCCAGGCCTATATGAGCGAGTTCGAGCAGCTCCTGAAGCGCGCCGCCGCCGGCCCCAACCCGGCCGCCGAAACCCGCGAATACCTGCTCTCGGACAAGGGCAAGGTCTACACAACCCTCGCCCATGCAAGCGGCCGCCTGAACTGA
- a CDS encoding MFS transporter encodes MPPAFTRLDTPELRASIYQFTVYLPGGVASVFLGIWLSEHGIPADQIGVINALPTLLLLLLNMIVGRVADRADDWRTALIVISIASALAPLPLYFVSEFWGILLVWALCATSNGLVAPVIDAATVRMTRRNGTDFGVIRAWATVGYVVGAGGLGLFLNTLGSAAFVTLYVIMVVARAGLAYLLPRFRAPAPQVTLADAAPEAVAPPSRLRDSLQPWFVLPLLAFALVNSSNAIIGSFGALLWHENGIPSYFLGPLLGFAAVGEAVLMFAWRRFGGRVTARSMILAGAIAGLVRFTVMAFNPPVEVLFMTQLLHAFSFGMGYFGVVHFIANWTNEANAAEAQGFANMLNMAMAMTALIVFGVLVEHFAAYAFFYSTVTSLLAIGCVLLSLKMRPPKSLVG; translated from the coding sequence ATGCCACCGGCCTTTACGCGCTTGGACACACCCGAGCTGCGCGCTTCCATTTATCAGTTTACGGTCTATCTTCCCGGCGGCGTTGCCTCGGTGTTCCTGGGCATCTGGCTGAGCGAGCATGGCATTCCCGCCGACCAGATTGGCGTCATCAATGCGCTGCCCACGCTGCTGCTGCTGCTGCTCAACATGATCGTGGGTCGCGTTGCCGACCGGGCGGATGACTGGCGTACGGCCCTCATTGTCATCTCCATTGCCTCGGCACTGGCGCCGCTGCCGCTCTATTTCGTCTCCGAATTCTGGGGCATCCTGCTGGTCTGGGCGCTGTGCGCCACGAGCAATGGGCTGGTGGCCCCGGTGATCGACGCGGCCACGGTGCGCATGACGCGCCGCAATGGCACCGATTTCGGCGTCATCCGCGCCTGGGCCACGGTGGGCTATGTGGTGGGTGCCGGCGGGCTGGGGCTGTTTCTCAACACGCTGGGCTCCGCGGCATTCGTGACGCTCTATGTGATCATGGTGGTGGCCCGGGCGGGCCTGGCTTATTTGCTGCCGCGGTTTCGCGCACCGGCGCCACAGGTGACGCTGGCCGATGCGGCGCCCGAGGCGGTGGCGCCGCCGAGCCGGCTGCGCGATTCCCTGCAGCCCTGGTTCGTCCTGCCGCTGCTGGCCTTTGCGCTGGTCAATTCGTCCAATGCCATCATCGGCAGTTTCGGGGCGCTGCTCTGGCATGAAAACGGCATTCCGAGCTATTTCCTCGGGCCGCTGCTGGGCTTTGCCGCGGTGGGCGAGGCGGTGCTGATGTTCGCCTGGCGACGCTTCGGCGGAAGGGTGACGGCCCGAAGCATGATCCTCGCCGGAGCCATTGCCGGTCTGGTCCGGTTCACGGTCATGGCCTTCAATCCGCCGGTGGAAGTGCTGTTCATGACGCAATTGCTGCATGCCTTCAGCTTCGGCATGGGCTATTTCGGGGTGGTGCACTTCATCGCCAACTGGACCAATGAGGCCAATGCTGCCGAGGCCCAGGGCTTTGCCAACATGCTCAACATGGCCATGGCGATGACGGCGCTGATCGTGTTCGGCGTGCTGGTGGAGCATTTCGCCGCCTATGCCTTCTTCTATTCAACGGTGACCTCGCTGCTGGCCATCGGCTGCGTGCTGCTGTCGCTCAAGATGCGGCCGCCGAAATCGCTGGTGGGGTAG
- a CDS encoding UDP-2,3-diacylglucosamine diphosphatase — MSEDREIRRVRAMFLSDVHLGMKPIRCAQLIEFLRAHDAETIYLVGDILDGWRLAKQWHWPEQYNALIQILLEKAMAGTRIIYLPGNHDEFLREYLGTYFGEIELVDRTIHTSATGKTYLVIHGDQFDVVVMNAKWLAHVGDWAYNAALRVNIAINWVRRRLGLQYWSLSAWAKQKVKNAVSVIGRFEEALVHEAKEIGVDGVICGHIHFADIHDRLGIQYINTGDWVESCTAIVENHEGTFELIKWTEMVTGEPRRARSRRASGQ, encoded by the coding sequence ATGTCGGAAGACCGCGAGATCCGCCGCGTCAGGGCGATGTTTCTGTCCGATGTGCATCTGGGAATGAAACCCATCCGCTGCGCGCAGCTCATCGAATTCCTGCGCGCCCATGATGCGGAGACCATCTACCTGGTTGGCGACATTCTCGATGGGTGGCGCCTGGCCAAGCAATGGCACTGGCCCGAGCAATACAATGCGCTGATCCAGATCCTGCTCGAGAAGGCGATGGCGGGGACGCGCATCATTTACCTGCCGGGCAATCACGACGAGTTCCTGCGCGAGTATCTGGGCACCTATTTCGGCGAAATCGAGCTGGTGGACCGCACCATCCACACCTCGGCGACCGGCAAGACCTATCTCGTCATCCATGGCGACCAGTTCGACGTGGTGGTGATGAACGCCAAGTGGCTCGCCCATGTGGGGGACTGGGCCTATAACGCCGCCCTGCGCGTCAACATCGCCATCAACTGGGTGCGCCGGCGCCTGGGTCTGCAATATTGGTCGCTCAGCGCCTGGGCCAAGCAGAAGGTGAAGAATGCGGTCTCGGTGATCGGCCGCTTCGAGGAGGCCCTGGTCCACGAGGCCAAGGAAATCGGCGTCGATGGCGTCATCTGCGGTCACATCCATTTCGCCGATATCCATGACCGGCTGGGCATCCAGTACATCAACACCGGTGACTGGGTGGAAAGCTGCACCGCTATCGTCGAGAATCACGAGGGCACCTTCGAGCTGATCAAGTGGACCGAGATGGTGACCGGCGAGCCGCGTCGGGCCAGGAGCCGCCGGGCGAGCGGACAATAA
- a CDS encoding glycoside hydrolase family 3 N-terminal domain-containing protein, translated as MLRSFLALSVLLALVPQVSAATLEQMAGQMIIVGFEGDGVDDAGVEAVAGELAAGRLGGVMYLKKNVASLAAVREMNAMFRAAAPELPPFITLDQEGGAVERLTKDVGFAEIPNAATVAARNTPDEAEALYARMAAAIADQGFSVNFGPVADLDINPDNQIIARFGRSFSADPETVIAYDKAFIAAHRHAGLVTALKHFPGHGSSTADSHEGFVDITRTWSALELEPYRALVAQDMADMVMVGHLYHADYADGDGQTPSSLSPRWIDGVLRGELGFDGVVISDDLEMGAIRDHFSLQQTVTEAVRAGMDILLFSNTAKYRPGLSKEVLDILLAEGQADPAFAARIEQSYERIVTLKARLQ; from the coding sequence GTGCTGCGTTCTTTCCTCGCTCTTTCCGTCCTTCTGGCCCTGGTGCCGCAAGTGTCCGCGGCCACGCTCGAGCAAATGGCCGGGCAGATGATCATTGTCGGCTTCGAGGGTGACGGCGTGGATGATGCCGGCGTCGAGGCGGTGGCCGGCGAACTTGCCGCCGGGCGCCTGGGCGGGGTGATGTATCTCAAGAAGAACGTGGCGAGCCTTGCCGCGGTGCGCGAGATGAATGCAATGTTTCGCGCCGCGGCACCGGAGTTGCCGCCCTTCATCACCCTCGATCAGGAGGGTGGCGCAGTCGAACGCCTGACCAAGGATGTCGGCTTTGCCGAAATCCCCAATGCCGCAACTGTTGCGGCCCGCAACACACCCGATGAGGCCGAAGCGCTTTATGCCCGCATGGCGGCGGCCATCGCGGACCAAGGCTTCTCGGTCAATTTTGGCCCGGTGGCCGATCTCGACATCAATCCGGACAACCAGATCATCGCGCGCTTCGGGCGCTCGTTCTCGGCCGATCCCGAAACGGTCATCGCCTATGACAAGGCCTTCATTGCGGCCCATCGGCACGCGGGCCTGGTGACCGCACTCAAGCACTTTCCAGGTCATGGCTCGTCGACCGCCGACAGCCATGAGGGCTTTGTCGACATCACCAGGACCTGGTCGGCGCTGGAGCTCGAACCCTACCGGGCGCTTGTCGCCCAGGATATGGCCGACATGGTCATGGTCGGGCACCTCTATCATGCCGACTATGCCGATGGAGACGGCCAGACGCCGTCTTCGCTCTCCCCGCGCTGGATCGATGGCGTCCTGCGCGGCGAACTGGGGTTTGACGGCGTGGTCATCAGCGACGATCTCGAAATGGGTGCCATCCGCGACCACTTTTCCCTCCAGCAGACAGTAACCGAGGCGGTGCGGGCGGGGATGGATATCCTGTTGTTCTCGAACACCGCCAAATACCGCCCCGGATTGTCGAAAGAGGTGCTCGACATCCTGCTCGCCGAGGGCCAGGCCGACCCGGCCTTCGCGGCCCGGATCGAACAGAGCTACGAGCGCATAGTGACGCTCAAGGCCCGGCTGCAGTGA
- the acs gene encoding acetate--CoA ligase: protein MSDQLLFQPSAAAIARTHTTAEQYDALYQRSIQDPDGFWAEQAKRLDWVTFPTKIKNSTFEYPNVSIKWFEDGVLNVAANCIDRHLAEHGDDIAIIWEPDNPNDQAEYISYRTLHEKVCRCANVLKSLGVRKGDRVTIYLPMIPQAAYAMLACARIGAVHSVVFGGFSPDSLAGRINDCDSAVVITADEGRRGGKTVPLKANVDKALEDCPGVSKVLVVHNTGADVAMKGSRDVWWHEAAAGVEPFHDPEPMNAEDPLFILYTSGSTGKPKGVLHTTGGYLTYTSLTHELSFDYKRGEVFWCTADVGWITGHSYIVYGPLANGATTVMFEGIPSWPDASRFWQVVERHKVNIFHTAPTAIRSLMGAGPEFVDKHDMPSLRLLGTVGEPINPEAWLWYYNKVGKGRCEIVDAWWQTETGGHMIAPFPGAIPTKPGSATKPFFGIQPEVLSPEGKLQEQTKAEGVLVIKDSWPSQARTIWGDHGRFVSTYFETYKGNYFTGDGCRRDEDGYYWITGRVDDVLNVSGHRLGTAEVESALVAHPKVSEAAVVGFPHDIKGQGIYCYVTLMAGEEYDDALRGELRNWVRKEIGPIASPDFIQWAPGLPKTRSGKIMRRILRKVAENDFGSLGDTSTLADPTVVDDLIANRQNKPA, encoded by the coding sequence ATGAGCGACCAGCTCCTATTCCAGCCAAGCGCGGCCGCGATCGCGCGCACCCATACCACCGCCGAACAGTATGACGCGCTCTACCAGCGCTCGATCCAGGATCCGGATGGATTCTGGGCCGAGCAGGCCAAGCGCCTCGACTGGGTGACTTTCCCCACCAAGATCAAGAACTCCACGTTCGAATATCCAAACGTCTCGATCAAGTGGTTCGAGGACGGCGTCCTCAACGTTGCCGCCAACTGCATCGACCGTCATCTGGCTGAGCATGGCGACGATATTGCCATCATCTGGGAACCCGATAATCCCAATGACCAGGCTGAGTACATTTCCTATCGCACGCTGCACGAAAAGGTGTGCCGTTGCGCCAATGTGCTGAAGTCGCTGGGCGTCAGGAAGGGCGATCGCGTCACTATCTACCTGCCCATGATACCGCAGGCGGCCTATGCAATGCTGGCCTGCGCGCGCATCGGTGCCGTGCATTCGGTGGTGTTTGGCGGTTTCTCCCCCGATTCCCTGGCCGGCCGGATCAATGACTGCGACTCGGCCGTCGTCATCACCGCCGACGAGGGTCGCCGCGGCGGCAAGACCGTGCCGCTCAAGGCCAATGTCGACAAGGCGCTGGAAGACTGCCCTGGCGTTTCCAAGGTGCTGGTGGTCCACAATACCGGCGCTGATGTTGCCATGAAGGGCAGCCGTGACGTGTGGTGGCATGAGGCGGCAGCCGGCGTCGAACCGTTCCATGATCCCGAGCCGATGAATGCGGAAGATCCGCTGTTCATCCTCTATACCTCCGGCTCCACCGGCAAGCCCAAGGGCGTGCTGCACACAACCGGCGGCTATCTCACCTATACCTCTCTGACCCACGAGCTGAGCTTCGACTACAAGCGGGGCGAAGTGTTCTGGTGCACGGCGGATGTCGGCTGGATCACCGGTCACAGCTATATCGTCTATGGTCCGCTGGCCAATGGCGCGACCACGGTGATGTTCGAGGGCATCCCTTCCTGGCCCGATGCCAGCCGCTTCTGGCAGGTGGTGGAGCGTCACAAGGTCAACATCTTCCACACCGCGCCGACCGCGATCCGTTCGCTGATGGGCGCCGGCCCGGAATTCGTCGACAAGCATGACATGCCCTCGCTGCGCCTGCTCGGCACGGTGGGCGAGCCGATCAATCCCGAAGCCTGGCTGTGGTATTACAACAAGGTCGGCAAGGGGCGTTGCGAGATCGTCGATGCCTGGTGGCAGACGGAAACCGGCGGCCACATGATCGCGCCGTTCCCCGGTGCTATCCCGACCAAGCCCGGCTCGGCCACCAAGCCCTTTTTCGGCATCCAGCCCGAAGTGCTCTCGCCCGAAGGTAAACTGCAGGAGCAGACCAAGGCCGAAGGCGTGCTGGTCATCAAGGACAGCTGGCCCAGCCAGGCGCGCACCATCTGGGGTGATCATGGCCGGTTCGTCTCGACCTATTTCGAGACCTACAAGGGCAATTACTTCACCGGTGACGGCTGCCGTCGCGACGAGGACGGCTATTACTGGATCACCGGCCGCGTCGACGACGTGCTCAATGTCTCCGGCCATCGCCTCGGCACGGCGGAAGTCGAAAGCGCGCTTGTTGCCCATCCCAAGGTGTCGGAAGCGGCGGTGGTCGGCTTCCCCCACGACATCAAGGGGCAGGGCATCTATTGCTACGTCACGCTGATGGCGGGCGAAGAGTATGACGACGCGCTGCGGGGCGAGCTGCGCAACTGGGTCCGCAAGGAAATCGGGCCGATCGCGTCGCCGGACTTCATCCAATGGGCGCCCGGCCTGCCCAAGACGCGTTCGGGCAAGATCATGCGTCGCATCCTGCGCAAGGTCGCGGAGAACGATTTCGGCTCTCTGGGCGACACTTCGACCCTGGCTGATCCGACGGTCGTGGATGACCTGATCGCCAATCGCCAGAACAAGCCGGCCTGA